The Pirellulales bacterium genomic interval CGCCGTCGTACCGGACTCCCTTGCCCTTGTACGGCTCCGGCTTCCGCGAGGATCGGACCTCGGCGGCAAACTGACCGACCGCCTGCTTGTCGATCCCCTTGACGACAATGTGCGTCTGATCGGGGCAAGTGACCTTGAGTCCGGCCGGAATCTTCAGGTGGACCTCATTAGCGAACCCGACCCGCAATTGAAGCACATCTTTCTGGACGGCCGCCAGATAACCGACCCCTACGACCTCCAATTTCTTTTCGTAACCTTGCGTGACTCCGACGATCATGTTGCGCAACAGGGCGCGGGTCAACCCGTGGTAGGCCTTGGCTTGGCGGCTGTCGTCCTCGCGAGTCACCAACATGCGTCGGCCCGCCTCGTCGAATTGCACCTTCGTTTCCGGGCGAAACTTCCCTTCGAGCTTGCCCAACGGCCCTTCGACCGCCACGCTCTCTCCCGAGACGCCGATTTTCACGCCGGCCGGTACGGGCACAGGTATTTTACCGATCCGAGACATCCGAGAATCCCCGCGCTAATTCGAATTCGTTCTACCACAACTCGCAAAGCACTTCGCCGCCGAGTTTGCGTTGTCGCGCCTCGCGATCGCTGATCA includes:
- the rplF gene encoding 50S ribosomal protein L6; amino-acid sequence: MSRIGKIPVPVPAGVKIGVSGESVAVEGPLGKLEGKFRPETKVQFDEAGRRMLVTREDDSRQAKAYHGLTRALLRNMIVGVTQGYEKKLEVVGVGYLAAVQKDVLQLRVGFANEVHLKIPAGLKVTCPDQTHIVVKGIDKQAVGQFAAEVRSSRKPEPYKGKGVRYDGEQVRRKAGKTVTK